Proteins encoded by one window of Ictidomys tridecemlineatus isolate mIctTri1 chromosome 7, mIctTri1.hap1, whole genome shotgun sequence:
- the Asdurf gene encoding ASDURF protein, which produces MLRGVEMPIRGTRSDDSAVSVSTDNSTAHKEELSNKIKEQKIVVDELSNLKKNRKVYRQQQNSNIFFLADRTEMLSENKNILDELKKEYQDIENSEKTKIKK; this is translated from the exons ATGCTGCGCGGCGTGGAGATGCCCATCCGTGGGACGCGGTCAGACGATAGCGCTGTGTCGGTCTCCACCGATAACTCGACCGCACATAAGGAGGAGCTTAGCAACAAG attaaagaacaaaaaattgtTGTGGATGAACTTTCTAACCTGAAGAAGAACAGG AAAGTATATAGGCAACAACAGAACAGCAACATATTCTTTCTTGCAGACCGAACAGAAATGCTTTCTGAAAACAAAA ATATCTTGGATGAACTGAAAAAAGAATACCAAGACatagaaaattcagagaaaactAAAATCAAGAAATAG
- the Asnsd1 gene encoding asparagine synthetase domain-containing protein 1 isoform X1, which yields MCGICCSVSFSAEHFSKNLEEDLLYSLQRRGPNSGKQVLKSDVNYQCLFSGHVLHLRGVLTAQPVEDERGNVFLWNGEVFSGIKFEAEENDTQIMFNYLSSCMDESDILSLFSEVRGPWSFIYYQASTHYLWFGRDFFGRRSLLWHFSNLGKSFCLSSVGSQKSTVANQWQEVPASGIFRIDLKSTAISRCVILKLYPWKSVSKENVIDECVNRLSQISADLPTFVSVIANEAKLYLKKPIVPLNMILPQATLETQCRNTSNIPPTRETLQVFLTDGYTKKVVQQFIDVLSLAVKRRVLYLRRDENLIPNEVSKLCNRKANVAILFSGGIDSMVIATLADRHIPLDEPIDLLNVAFMSKDKISPTSFNKKRSKQKNYCEILSEEFSKNVAVNSPDDDNVPDRVTGRAGLKELQAVNPSRIWNFVEINVTLEELQKLRRTQICHLIQPLDTVLDDSIGCAVWFASRGTGCLVIQDEIKSYQSNAKIILTGIGADEQLAGYSRHRVRFQTLGLEGLNEEIAMELDRISSRNLGRDDRVIADHGKEARFPFLDENVVSFLNSLPIWEKANLTLPRGIGEKLILRLAAVELGLTASALLPKRAMQFGSRIAKMEKNNEKASDKCDRLQTISSENLSFKKGD from the exons ATGTGTGGCATCTGTTGTTCTGTAAGCTTTTCTGCTGAACATTTCAGTAAAAATTTAGAAGAAGATTTACTGTACAGTCTTCAGCGACGGGGACCCAATAGTGGTAAACAGGTTCTAAAGTCTGATGTTAACTACCAGTGTTTATTTTCTGGTCATGTCCTTCATTTGAGAGGTGTTTTGACTGCCCAGCCTGTAGAAGATGAAAGAGGTAATGTGTTCCTATGGAATGGAGAAGTCTTCAGTGGGATAAAGTTTGAAGCTGAAGAGAATGATACTCAGATTATGTTTAATTATCTTTCTTCTTGTATGGATGAGTCTGATATTTTATCACTCTTCTCAGAAGTCCGAGGTCCTTggtctttcatatattatcaaGCATCTACTCATTACCTATGGTTTGGTAGGGATTTTTTTGGTCGTCGTAGCTTGCTTTGGCATTTTAGTAATTTGGGCAAGAGTTTCTGCCTCTCTTCAGTGGGCTCCCAAAAATCTACAGTAGCAAATCAGTGGCAAGAAGTTCCAGCATCTGGAATTTTTAGAATTGATCTCAAATCTACTGCCATTTCTAgatgtgtaattttaaaattatatccttggAAATCTGTTTCTAAGGAGAATGTTATTGATGAATGTGTTAATAGACTGAGTCAAATTTCAGCAGACTTACCAACATTTGTGTCAGTAATAGCAAATGAAGCCAAACTGTATCTTAAAAAACCTATTGTTCCTTTAAATATGATATTGCCACAAGCTACATTAGAAACTCAATGCAGAAACACTTCCAACATTCCACCTACAAGAGAGACACTTCAGGTCTTTCTTACAGATGGATACACGAAAAAAGTAGTTCAGCAGTTCATTGATGTCCTGAGTCTTGCAGTCAAGAGACGTGTCTTGTATTTACGTAGGGATGAAAACCTGATACCAAATGAAGTTTCAAAACTTTGTAATAGGAAAGCAAATGTTGCAATCCTGTTTTCTGGAGGCATCGATTCCATGGTGATTGCAACCCTTGCTGATCGTCATATTCCTTTAGATGAACCAATTGATCTTCTTAATGTAGCTTTCATGAGTAAAGATAAGATCTCACCAACTagctttaataaaaaaagaagcaaacagaaaaatTACTGTGAAATACTTTCTGAAGAATTCTCTAAGAATGTTGCTGTTAATAGTCCTGATGATGATAATGTACCAGATAGAGTCACAGGAAGAGCAGGACTGAAGGAACTGCAAGCTGTTAATCCTTCTCGAATTTGGAATTTCGTTGAAATTAATGTTACTCTAGAAGAACTCCAAAAACTGAGAAGAACTCAAATATGCCACTTAATTCAACCTTTGGATACAGTTTTGGATGATAGCATTGGCTGTGCAGTCTGGTTTGCTTCTAGAGGAACTGGTTGCTTAGTGATCCaggatgaaataaaatcatatcagAGTAATGCAAAG ATTATTCTCACTGGAATTGGTGCAGATGAGCAACTTGCAGGTTACTCTCGTCATCGTGTCCGTTTTCAGACACTTGGACTAGAAGGGTTGAATGAGGAAATAGCAATGGAACTGGATCGAATTTCTTCTAGAAACCTTGGTCGTGATGACAGAGTTATTGCTGATCATGGAAAAGAAGCAAG atttcctttCCTGGATGAAAATGTTGTCTCCTTTCTAAATTCACTACCGATTTGGGAAAAGGCAAACTTGACTCTACCCCGGGGAATtggtgaaaaattaattttacgtCTTGCAGCTGTAGAACTTGGTCTTACAGCCTCAGCTCTTCTACCAAAACGGGCCATGCAGTTTGGATCTAGAAttgcaaaaatggaaaaaaataacgaAAAAGCGTCTGATAAATGTGATAGACTCCAAACCATTTCTTCAGAaaacctttcttttaaaaaaggagattAA
- the Asnsd1 gene encoding asparagine synthetase domain-containing protein 1 isoform X2 translates to MKEIILTGIGADEQLAGYSRHRVRFQTLGLEGLNEEIAMELDRISSRNLGRDDRVIADHGKEARFPFLDENVVSFLNSLPIWEKANLTLPRGIGEKLILRLAAVELGLTASALLPKRAMQFGSRIAKMEKNNEKASDKCDRLQTISSENLSFKKGD, encoded by the exons ATGAAAGAG ATTATTCTCACTGGAATTGGTGCAGATGAGCAACTTGCAGGTTACTCTCGTCATCGTGTCCGTTTTCAGACACTTGGACTAGAAGGGTTGAATGAGGAAATAGCAATGGAACTGGATCGAATTTCTTCTAGAAACCTTGGTCGTGATGACAGAGTTATTGCTGATCATGGAAAAGAAGCAAG atttcctttCCTGGATGAAAATGTTGTCTCCTTTCTAAATTCACTACCGATTTGGGAAAAGGCAAACTTGACTCTACCCCGGGGAATtggtgaaaaattaattttacgtCTTGCAGCTGTAGAACTTGGTCTTACAGCCTCAGCTCTTCTACCAAAACGGGCCATGCAGTTTGGATCTAGAAttgcaaaaatggaaaaaaataacgaAAAAGCGTCTGATAAATGTGATAGACTCCAAACCATTTCTTCAGAaaacctttcttttaaaaaaggagattAA